In Aliiglaciecola sp. LCG003, a genomic segment contains:
- a CDS encoding family 16 glycosylhydrolase codes for MKNVNLIRGLCFTLFTLITLNCQADWQNIQADIRVSQSRPALDRVNRVYFSYLTIENMSDQTKTQSMRVLIANSTLPVLNAAGEDAQGQPYFLLGDSEFAPGASVRVRVDFALQRARLSFDSQIQQLSPWDLVWQDEFSSNVIDQSKWSYDIDCNGGGNQEKQCYTDDPENAFVDNGILKIVAKPADGQPLPYSSARLVTKNKAEWTYGRVEVRAKAPRGQGAWPAIWMLPNDNVYGGWPHSGEVDIFEAVNLGVPRTPSSDQIQTDVYGTLHYGQTWPNNDSSGLNYLLPDNQNPADDFHVYAIEWEEGEIRWYVDGVLYQTQRQSLTDYDQNGNPDGLIHKGWYTEVDGQLVWTSAPYDERFHLILNFAVGGSWPEGVNLGGIDPSAFHANNPFEIDYVRVYECSVAPASGQGCATVHTGYDELIADGGTLNLGKAPIPVPPSDGIPTELIVFDNSINPSWPAWDCCGGSTPSIELDDAQHNEVVEFSIGATPTVVGFNTNESDSPQLYDGSPLLANGVLEFDLKLVTAANNADAGWNLKVEQGGARTEAVVSIAAPTEQWQHYSIPLRTLRGAGLDLNGIDVVMIFPDWGQGEGAVFRVDNVIFKQGDETPPSEMPNSRVLVDFEQSPDNYSFVNFDGGVSTLVANPDVSPNNNSAQVVQMQKFFGQPWGGSTLTLDSPMDVQDSQFSMKVWSDRPVNVLFKLEGMNVERNVVHTGSGWENLLFDFTGDVGTGVSQVTIIFDLGVMGNAANDPENWTFYYDDIGIVEPLNSVDFEGPMDSYLFTNFDGGVSTVLANPVPAGINTSAQVVQMQKFAGQPWGGSTFTLDAAIDVDSTVFSMKVWSPRAVNVLLKLEGMNVERNVAHSGAGWETLSFDFSGETGTNVSLITIIFDLGVMGDAAGNPQDWTFYYDDLVLPNELDIPDEPEEPTPSALLIDFEGAIESYALGNFDGGLSTVLSNPHQNSQNDSAQVVQMQKFSGQPWGGSTLALSAPIDVDSTVFSMKVWSARAVSVLFKLEGMNVERSVIHGGTGWEVLSFDFAGETGSAVNQVTIIFDLGVMGDAANDPDYWTFYYDDISDQDMSEPPFITEGFENPAEQYSFNNFDGGQSVIVSNPDSSGINTSAQVVRMQKFAGQPWGGSTITLDSPIDVDGTSFKMKVWSNRSVSVLFKLEGMNVERNVIHSGGGWQELVFDFSGEVGTNVSQITVIFDLGVMGDAPTRKGIDFDSQAGQIIRIDPISGTVSLVLDGLTAPTGIALAADNILYILELCADFLEPLQNDDDTKACLHGGFQRHSGRLLTCNLDSIETKEIIDKLDTPSNIAVHHNQIYISEGMGMPGRTIPDENGQKTVVNGFIRRLTIQ; via the coding sequence ATGAAAAATGTTAACCTCATCCGGGGGTTGTGTTTTACCCTGTTTACACTTATCACCCTCAATTGCCAAGCCGATTGGCAGAATATTCAAGCTGACATTCGGGTGAGCCAATCCCGACCGGCGCTCGATCGAGTTAACCGTGTATATTTCTCCTATCTGACGATTGAGAATATGAGCGATCAAACCAAAACCCAATCCATGCGGGTGCTGATTGCGAATTCCACATTACCTGTGCTGAACGCCGCAGGCGAAGATGCTCAAGGTCAGCCCTACTTTTTGTTGGGCGACTCCGAATTTGCACCGGGTGCGAGTGTTAGGGTCAGAGTTGATTTCGCCTTACAGCGGGCTCGTTTGTCATTCGACTCACAGATTCAGCAACTCAGTCCGTGGGATTTGGTCTGGCAGGATGAATTTTCCAGTAACGTCATAGACCAAAGTAAATGGTCCTATGATATTGACTGTAATGGTGGGGGCAATCAGGAGAAGCAGTGCTACACCGATGACCCTGAAAATGCCTTTGTCGATAACGGTATACTCAAAATTGTGGCAAAACCTGCCGACGGCCAACCCTTACCCTATAGCTCTGCTCGCTTGGTTACCAAAAATAAAGCCGAATGGACCTATGGTCGTGTGGAAGTCCGCGCTAAAGCGCCCCGTGGACAAGGTGCTTGGCCAGCAATCTGGATGTTGCCCAATGACAATGTTTATGGTGGATGGCCACACTCGGGTGAAGTTGATATTTTTGAAGCGGTCAATCTTGGCGTTCCTCGCACACCTTCTTCAGATCAAATTCAAACCGATGTGTATGGTACTTTGCATTATGGTCAGACTTGGCCGAATAACGACAGTTCAGGATTAAACTATCTGTTGCCTGATAATCAAAATCCAGCCGATGATTTCCATGTTTATGCTATTGAGTGGGAAGAGGGTGAAATTCGCTGGTACGTTGATGGTGTGCTGTATCAAACACAGCGTCAGTCGTTAACCGATTATGATCAAAACGGTAATCCTGATGGTTTGATCCACAAAGGTTGGTACACCGAAGTGGATGGACAACTGGTATGGACCAGCGCGCCGTATGATGAAAGGTTCCATCTTATTCTGAATTTTGCAGTCGGGGGGAGCTGGCCTGAAGGAGTTAATTTAGGTGGTATTGACCCCAGTGCATTTCATGCTAATAACCCATTTGAGATTGATTATGTCAGGGTGTATGAATGCTCGGTTGCCCCTGCTAGTGGTCAAGGCTGTGCAACTGTCCATACAGGCTATGATGAACTTATTGCCGATGGCGGCACACTCAATTTAGGTAAAGCGCCTATCCCAGTTCCGCCTTCGGATGGGATCCCAACTGAGCTTATCGTGTTTGACAATAGCATTAATCCAAGTTGGCCGGCATGGGATTGCTGTGGAGGCTCCACGCCGAGTATTGAACTCGATGATGCACAGCACAATGAAGTGGTTGAGTTTAGCATTGGTGCCACACCAACTGTGGTGGGTTTCAACACCAATGAATCAGACTCTCCGCAACTTTATGATGGTTCGCCACTGCTGGCCAATGGTGTTTTAGAATTTGACTTAAAATTGGTCACAGCGGCTAACAATGCAGATGCAGGTTGGAATTTGAAAGTTGAGCAAGGCGGTGCCAGAACCGAGGCGGTGGTTTCAATTGCTGCACCAACTGAGCAGTGGCAACACTATTCCATCCCACTGCGCACATTGCGTGGAGCTGGACTGGATCTAAACGGCATAGATGTGGTGATGATATTCCCAGATTGGGGACAAGGTGAAGGAGCTGTTTTTCGGGTCGACAATGTTATCTTCAAGCAAGGTGATGAAACACCGCCTAGTGAGATGCCAAATTCACGAGTGCTGGTAGATTTCGAACAAAGCCCAGATAACTATTCCTTTGTAAATTTTGATGGTGGCGTGTCAACACTCGTTGCCAATCCTGATGTATCGCCTAATAACAACAGTGCACAAGTGGTGCAAATGCAGAAATTCTTTGGCCAACCATGGGGTGGTTCAACTTTAACCTTGGACTCACCAATGGATGTACAAGACAGCCAATTTAGCATGAAAGTGTGGTCAGACCGTCCGGTTAATGTGCTGTTTAAATTAGAAGGTATGAACGTCGAGCGCAACGTTGTGCACACAGGGTCTGGATGGGAAAATTTGTTATTTGATTTTACCGGAGATGTCGGAACAGGCGTGTCTCAAGTCACCATTATTTTTGATTTGGGCGTGATGGGTAATGCAGCCAATGATCCTGAAAACTGGACATTTTATTATGATGATATAGGTATTGTTGAGCCGTTAAATTCGGTGGATTTTGAAGGACCAATGGATTCCTACTTGTTTACTAATTTTGATGGTGGTGTGTCTACTGTGCTGGCCAATCCTGTGCCAGCAGGCATAAATACCAGCGCTCAAGTGGTGCAAATGCAAAAGTTTGCAGGCCAACCCTGGGGCGGCTCTACGTTTACTCTGGACGCTGCAATAGATGTGGACAGCACGGTTTTCAGTATGAAAGTGTGGTCCCCAAGAGCAGTCAATGTATTGCTCAAATTAGAGGGCATGAATGTAGAGCGCAATGTTGCTCATAGCGGCGCAGGCTGGGAAACCTTATCTTTTGATTTCAGCGGCGAAACCGGCACAAATGTATCTCTGATCACCATTATCTTTGATTTAGGTGTGATGGGCGACGCAGCGGGTAATCCTCAAGATTGGACTTTTTACTACGATGACCTTGTATTACCGAATGAGTTGGATATTCCTGACGAGCCTGAAGAACCCACGCCTAGTGCTCTGCTAATTGATTTTGAGGGTGCCATCGAAAGTTATGCCTTGGGTAACTTCGATGGAGGTCTTTCTACTGTCCTATCAAATCCACATCAAAACAGCCAAAACGATAGTGCTCAAGTGGTACAAATGCAGAAATTTTCTGGCCAGCCATGGGGCGGTTCAACCTTAGCATTAAGCGCACCCATCGATGTTGATAGCACAGTGTTCAGCATGAAGGTGTGGTCTGCTCGTGCTGTCAGCGTGTTATTCAAGTTAGAAGGAATGAATGTTGAACGTAGTGTGATTCATGGCGGCACGGGATGGGAAGTTTTATCTTTTGATTTCGCGGGCGAAACCGGCAGCGCTGTTAATCAAGTGACGATTATTTTTGATTTGGGCGTAATGGGTGACGCAGCCAATGACCCTGACTATTGGACTTTTTATTATGACGATATCAGTGACCAGGATATGTCTGAGCCGCCATTTATCACCGAAGGCTTTGAGAACCCTGCTGAGCAATATAGTTTTAATAACTTTGATGGGGGTCAATCAGTCATTGTGAGCAACCCTGATAGCTCAGGTATTAATACCAGTGCGCAAGTTGTGCGCATGCAAAAATTTGCGGGTCAACCTTGGGGCGGCTCTACAATTACCCTTGATAGTCCTATCGACGTGGATGGCACTAGTTTCAAAATGAAGGTTTGGTCAAACCGCTCGGTTAGTGTGCTGTTTAAGCTCGAAGGTATGAATGTCGAGCGCAACGTTATTCATTCTGGAGGAGGCTGGCAAGAGCTAGTGTTTGATTTCAGCGGTGAAGTTGGCACAAATGTCAGCCAGATCACGGTAATATTTGATTTAGGTGTGATGGGAGATGCTCCAACCAGAAAGGGAATTGATTTTGATAGCCAAGCCGGACAGATTATTCGTATTGATCCGATAAGCGGTACAGTCAGTCTGGTGCTTGACGGGTTAACCGCACCAACGGGTATTGCGCTGGCAGCGGATAATATCCTTTATATCTTAGAGTTATGCGCGGACTTCCTCGAGCCTTTGCAAAACGACGACGATACGAAAGCATGTTTGCATGGCGGCTTTCAACGTCATTCTGGCAGACTGTTAACCTGTAACCTAGACAGTATCGAAACCAAGGAGATTATCGATAAATTGGATACGCCTTCGAACATCGCAGTGCATCACAATCAAATCTATATTAGTGAAGGGATGGGCATGCCCGGCCGGACTATCCCCGATGAAAATGGTCAGAAAACGGTTGTAAATGGCTTTATCCGCCGCTTAACGATTCAGTAG
- a CDS encoding glycoside hydrolase family 9 protein, translating to MKLRLLILLSSMLITSVSYSAENSPLKMTEKEYLSQPGLDVLVFNNWYNGLFSDSKISGIELVHHGVRTVTNGDVRLNDTPEQWDAIPAFIKREVHSSDNSIEAFLHYPEHKFNYSIKVTPTAQGVDITVNLPQPLPQALSGKAGLNLEFLPSTYFEKSFIVDQSPGHFPLYPTGIKEVNGQTTAPPLAAGQHLVLAPEDEKHRVSISTKSGQIALFDGRSKAQNGWFVVRGLLPEGKSGEVLKWSLSASTVQEWQRSPVIGHSQVGYHPKQQKVAVIELDQHAKFDHLAELIRVNSDGSQQVVQSAKPELWGNYTRYQYGRFDFSSVTESGVYLLRYGDTTTAAFSISAEVYAQAWHPTLDHYFPVQMDHMLINEAYRVWHGASHLDDALQAPVDIEHFDLYAQGPTTDTQYQPGEHIPGLNIGGWYDAGDYDIRTQTQYQTVQNLVAVWDNFAPKRDTTLVDYDAKYVDIHVPDGKPDLLQQIEHGSLALLAQYRAVGHAIPGIIVPDISQYTHLGDGLTMTDNLIYSDKMKVNQSDGIRSGKFDDRWAFTSKSSALDYGSMAALAAASRALKGYNDALAKEALDTALQAWQTEQDTGPLVFRHGNTTGGRLQAEKLKAAVELLVTTGEPRFAQAVTSLLPEISEHFSQSAVMALRALPFMEKSYRATLRKLAEQYRQQYGEITSNNPYGVLITEGGWAGNGTILNMAMTNYYLHQAYPDLFEAELVFQALHYLYGTHPDSDISFVSNVGTVSKKVAYGMNRADFSFISGAVVPGVLILKPDLPENKEDWPFLWGQNEYVINVGASYIFVASAVQQLLQQSK from the coding sequence ATGAAGTTGCGTTTGCTCATACTACTAAGCTCGATGTTAATTACCTCAGTGTCATATAGCGCTGAGAATAGCCCGCTGAAAATGACAGAAAAGGAGTACTTGTCACAGCCTGGCTTAGACGTATTGGTGTTTAACAATTGGTATAACGGTCTGTTTAGCGACTCAAAAATTAGCGGAATTGAGCTGGTGCACCATGGTGTGCGCACGGTTACCAATGGTGATGTGCGATTAAACGACACCCCTGAGCAGTGGGACGCAATACCTGCGTTTATCAAGCGAGAAGTACATTCCAGCGACAATAGTATTGAAGCCTTTTTGCACTACCCCGAGCATAAATTTAACTACTCAATAAAAGTTACACCTACTGCACAGGGCGTTGATATTACGGTAAATCTTCCACAACCTTTGCCACAAGCGCTAAGTGGCAAAGCCGGGCTAAATCTGGAATTCTTACCCTCTACTTACTTCGAGAAATCATTTATTGTTGACCAATCTCCTGGTCATTTCCCGCTATACCCCACAGGCATAAAAGAAGTTAATGGACAAACAACGGCCCCACCATTGGCAGCGGGACAACATCTGGTATTGGCCCCTGAAGATGAAAAACATCGGGTTTCTATTTCAACTAAAAGCGGTCAAATCGCCCTGTTTGATGGACGTAGTAAAGCACAAAATGGTTGGTTCGTGGTGCGTGGTCTGCTGCCTGAAGGCAAAAGCGGAGAAGTGTTAAAATGGTCACTCTCAGCTTCTACTGTTCAAGAGTGGCAGCGTTCGCCAGTCATCGGCCATTCACAGGTGGGCTATCATCCAAAACAACAAAAAGTCGCTGTGATTGAATTGGACCAACATGCAAAGTTCGACCACTTAGCCGAATTGATCCGAGTAAACTCCGACGGCTCTCAACAGGTCGTTCAATCCGCCAAACCTGAACTATGGGGAAACTACACCAGATACCAGTATGGCCGCTTTGATTTCTCATCAGTCACCGAGTCGGGTGTTTATCTGTTGCGCTACGGTGATACCACCACGGCAGCATTCAGTATTTCAGCAGAGGTTTATGCTCAGGCTTGGCATCCTACATTGGATCATTATTTTCCGGTGCAAATGGATCACATGCTGATAAATGAAGCATATCGTGTGTGGCACGGTGCCTCTCACCTTGATGATGCACTGCAGGCCCCAGTTGATATTGAGCATTTTGATTTATACGCTCAAGGGCCAACAACAGATACTCAGTACCAACCCGGTGAGCATATACCTGGGTTAAATATTGGCGGCTGGTATGACGCGGGCGACTACGATATTCGCACCCAAACCCAATATCAAACGGTACAAAACTTAGTTGCCGTGTGGGACAACTTTGCCCCCAAGCGAGATACCACCTTGGTAGACTATGACGCCAAATATGTTGATATTCATGTGCCTGATGGCAAGCCAGATTTACTACAACAAATTGAACATGGTAGTTTGGCGTTATTGGCCCAATATCGGGCGGTAGGCCATGCCATTCCGGGCATTATTGTTCCGGATATTTCACAATACACCCATTTAGGTGATGGCCTGACGATGACGGATAATCTCATTTATAGCGACAAAATGAAGGTTAACCAATCCGATGGCATCCGCAGTGGAAAATTTGATGACCGCTGGGCGTTTACCAGTAAATCTTCAGCATTAGATTATGGCTCTATGGCGGCACTCGCTGCGGCCAGCCGGGCACTAAAAGGCTACAACGATGCGTTGGCTAAAGAAGCACTTGATACCGCGCTGCAAGCTTGGCAAACAGAACAAGACACAGGCCCCCTAGTGTTTCGCCACGGCAATACCACTGGCGGTCGTTTACAGGCAGAGAAACTCAAAGCAGCCGTAGAGTTATTGGTTACTACCGGCGAGCCACGCTTTGCCCAAGCCGTGACATCTTTGCTGCCCGAGATCAGCGAACACTTTTCACAAAGTGCGGTTATGGCTCTACGGGCCTTACCCTTTATGGAAAAAAGTTATCGCGCCACCTTGCGCAAGCTAGCAGAGCAATATCGCCAGCAGTACGGTGAAATCACCAGTAATAATCCCTATGGCGTATTGATTACAGAAGGCGGTTGGGCAGGCAACGGTACTATCTTGAATATGGCAATGACCAATTACTATTTACACCAAGCCTACCCCGATTTATTTGAAGCTGAGTTAGTCTTTCAAGCACTACATTATCTGTACGGAACCCATCCTGACTCTGATATCTCTTTTGTATCCAATGTCGGCACCGTTTCTAAAAAAGTGGCTTATGGGATGAACCGTGCTGACTTTTCGTTTATCTCTGGGGCCGTTGTGCCAGGCGTGCTGATCCTCAAA